A portion of the Stigmatella aurantiaca DW4/3-1 genome contains these proteins:
- a CDS encoding HAMP domain-containing sensor histidine kinase gives MRLRSLFFIGAGLLAFLSLGSAAGLFWMSTQFQSRTTGLSDSIERVHSAEQLAHSLFLLQVVQEFASIHASDMGPPISVVEARRRVSEMLTRVEQYTDTPQERALIANARSQVETYLRAPAQERLSTLRGAIEATAAVSASSIDRARAVRDETTRVSDAARLLGGLLAISIVTGAALVLAATRTRLYLPLLSIRQALAAFKAGQRESRVAQAGPLELREVAAEFNDMADTLVSQDARHLQFLAGVAHDLRTPLNTLKLSTELLLRAPTPPPPEKLRESLLRISAQLDRLNRMVGDLLDQTRIEAGNLELRLEDTDLCTLVREVAELHRPLSQQHQIELTVPDGPVPVRGDPTRLIQVLTNLLSNAIKYSPLGGRVRVLIEQSQEEVLLSVSDEGVGIPPGEYERIFAPFKRSASASAELPGIGLGLSVSRRIVRAHGGNIEVVSQEGAGSTFRVRLPSQVPLA, from the coding sequence ATGCGGCTGCGGAGCCTCTTCTTCATCGGCGCGGGTCTGCTGGCCTTCCTGAGCCTGGGTTCCGCCGCGGGCCTGTTCTGGATGAGCACCCAGTTCCAGTCGCGGACCACGGGCTTGAGCGACTCCATTGAACGGGTGCACTCCGCCGAACAATTGGCACACTCGCTCTTCCTGCTCCAGGTGGTGCAGGAGTTCGCGAGCATCCATGCCTCGGACATGGGGCCCCCCATCAGCGTGGTCGAGGCGCGCCGCCGGGTATCGGAGATGCTGACGCGGGTCGAGCAGTACACGGACACGCCCCAGGAACGGGCACTCATCGCGAATGCCCGCAGTCAGGTCGAGACGTACCTTCGCGCTCCAGCCCAGGAGCGGCTGTCCACCCTGAGGGGGGCCATCGAGGCGACCGCGGCCGTGTCCGCCTCGAGCATCGACAGGGCCCGCGCCGTCCGCGATGAAACGACACGGGTGAGCGACGCGGCAAGGCTCCTGGGAGGACTCCTCGCAATCAGCATCGTGACGGGAGCCGCGCTGGTCCTCGCCGCGACCCGCACGCGCCTCTATCTGCCGCTCCTGTCGATTCGCCAGGCACTGGCTGCCTTCAAGGCCGGACAGCGGGAGTCGAGGGTGGCGCAGGCAGGTCCCCTCGAGCTTCGCGAGGTGGCCGCCGAGTTCAATGACATGGCGGACACCCTGGTCAGTCAGGACGCCCGGCACCTGCAATTCCTTGCGGGAGTCGCCCACGATCTGCGCACCCCACTCAATACCCTCAAGCTGTCGACCGAGCTCCTCCTCCGGGCACCGACGCCGCCCCCCCCTGAGAAGCTCCGGGAGTCACTGCTCCGGATTTCCGCGCAGCTGGATCGGCTCAACCGCATGGTGGGAGACCTCCTGGATCAGACCCGGATCGAGGCGGGCAATCTCGAACTTCGCTTGGAGGACACCGATCTGTGCACGCTCGTGAGGGAGGTGGCCGAACTCCACCGGCCCTTGAGCCAGCAACACCAGATCGAACTCACCGTGCCCGACGGGCCCGTTCCGGTGCGCGGAGACCCGACGCGTCTCATCCAGGTGCTCACCAACCTCTTGAGCAATGCCATCAAATACTCGCCCCTGGGAGGCCGCGTGCGGGTGCTGATCGAGCAGTCCCAGGAAGAAGTCCTGCTCTCTGTCTCCGACGAAGGGGTGGGCATCCCTCCCGGCGAGTACGAGCGCATCTTCGCGCCCTTCAAACGGAGCGCGAGCGCGAGCGCGGAACTCCCCGGCATCGGCCTGGGGCTTTCGGTCTCACGCCGCATCGTGCGGGCCCATGGCGGAAACATCGAGGTGGTGAGCCAGGAAGGCGCCGGCTCGACCTTCCGGGTCCGGCTACCGTCCCAGGTGCCCCTCGCGTAG
- a CDS encoding PadR family transcriptional regulator, which yields MKHGHRGGSGRHFPPHGGVSEHPGSGRHGHHRAGRSGRFFDYGELRLLILAMLAERPRHGYELIKDIEERLGGAYSPSPGVIYPTLAWLDDMGYAAIEAEEGGRKRYRATAEGEAFLTANRAAVEGLIARISTPAPGMTDLVPAPVVRAMENLKLAMRLRLKRGPIDPAAAERIAATLDAAAQTVERSG from the coding sequence ATGAAGCATGGACATCGAGGCGGCTCGGGCCGCCACTTCCCCCCTCACGGCGGCGTCTCCGAGCACCCCGGCTCGGGACGTCATGGGCACCATCGGGCCGGCCGAAGCGGCCGGTTCTTCGACTACGGAGAGCTTCGCCTCCTCATCCTCGCGATGCTCGCCGAGCGGCCGCGTCACGGGTACGAGCTCATCAAGGACATCGAGGAACGCCTCGGCGGCGCCTACAGCCCCAGCCCCGGCGTCATCTACCCGACCCTCGCCTGGCTGGACGACATGGGCTACGCCGCCATTGAGGCCGAGGAGGGCGGGCGCAAGCGCTACCGCGCGACGGCGGAGGGAGAGGCATTCCTGACCGCCAACCGTGCGGCCGTCGAAGGCTTGATTGCCCGCATCAGCACACCCGCGCCCGGGATGACGGACCTGGTGCCCGCGCCGGTGGTACGCGCCATGGAGAACCTGAAGCTCGCCATGCGCCTCCGCCTCAAGCGAGGCCCGATTGACCCGGCGGCCGCGGAGCGCATTGCCGCCACGCTCGACGCGGCGGCACAGACCGTGGAGCGCAGCGGATGA
- a CDS encoding O-methyltransferase → MNEKVMAVLDAYHERMREEDQRRRETPPMGGSENWRDQVLLAVGPDTGQLLNILSRSLKAPNILEIGTSYGYSGIWLAEAAQATGGRLTTLELQDYKTAYARDMATKAGLADAIDFKVGDALQLIAELPFKLDLVLLDLWKNLYEPCLEAFYPKLNPGAIIVADNMLWPGGEEVKRYGRAVRAKPGMTSVLLPVGSGLEISRFEPT, encoded by the coding sequence ATGAATGAAAAAGTCATGGCGGTGCTCGACGCCTACCACGAGCGCATGCGCGAAGAAGACCAGCGCCGGCGTGAGACGCCGCCCATGGGCGGCTCCGAGAATTGGCGCGATCAGGTCCTGCTCGCCGTCGGACCGGACACAGGCCAGTTGCTCAACATCCTCTCGCGAAGTTTAAAAGCCCCCAACATTCTGGAGATCGGCACCTCTTACGGCTACTCCGGGATCTGGCTGGCGGAAGCCGCGCAGGCGACGGGAGGTCGGCTGACCACCCTGGAGCTACAAGACTACAAAACCGCCTATGCGCGCGACATGGCGACGAAGGCAGGCCTGGCCGACGCCATCGACTTCAAAGTGGGCGACGCACTGCAATTGATTGCCGAGCTGCCGTTCAAACTCGACCTCGTGCTGCTCGACCTGTGGAAGAACCTCTACGAGCCGTGCCTCGAGGCATTTTACCCCAAGCTCAACCCAGGAGCGATCATCGTCGCCGACAACATGCTCTGGCCAGGCGGCGAAGAGGTGAAACGCTATGGAAGGGCCGTGCGCGCAAAGCCCGGAATGACCAGCGTCCTGCTCCCCGTGGGGTCCGGCTTGGAGATCAGCCGGTTCGAGCCCACCTGA